The Xenopus laevis strain J_2021 chromosome 5L, Xenopus_laevis_v10.1, whole genome shotgun sequence genome has a segment encoding these proteins:
- the crisp1.7.L gene encoding serotriflin — protein sequence MMLIVVFCFSTFLQHATPAAVFSFSSLSTYNATNRLNIVHVHNAYRRGAKPTAANMLKMSWSDEAAKTAENWAKTCNQYHSPSAARQITTFSCGENLFMSSYPASWEEAIESLHSEYKNFEYGVGAKDPDLDIGHYTQIMWYKSYLIGCYCTECPVNNITLRYYYVCHYCPTGNFADTIEYPYKSGPACADCPNTCDNGLCTNPCPYEDNYGNCQDLASEGGCDRYQLVKEGCQASCLCKNKEII from the exons atgaTGCTGATTGTTGTCTTCTGCTTTTCAACCTTCTTGCAGCATGCAACACCCGCA gCTGTGTTTTCCTTCTCCTCGCTGTCAACATATAATGCCACCAACAGGCTCAACATTGTTCATGTCCACAATGCTTACAGGAGAGGCGCCAAACCAACTGCAGCCAACATGTTAAAAATG AGTTGGAGTGATGAGGCAGCAAAAACAGCAGAGAATTGGGCGAAAACCTGCAATCAGTATCACAGTCCATCAGCCGCCCGGCAGATTACTA CTTTCTCTTGTGGGGAAAATCTGTTCATGTCGTCCTATCCGGCCTCCTGGGAGGAGGCGATTGAATCACTTCACAGCGAATATAAGAATTTTGAATACGGAGTAGGAGCCAAAGACCCTGATCTGGACATAGGCCATTATACCCAG ATTATGTGGTACAAATCCTACCTGATTGGATGCTATTGCACGGAATGCCCTGTTAATAACATCACACTGAGATACTACTATGTTTGTCACTACTGCCCGAC AGGAAATTTTGCTGACACAATAGAATATCCCTACAAATCTGGCCCGGCGTGTGCTGACTGCCCAAACACATGTGATAATGGACTGTGCA CCAACCCCTGCCCATATGAAGATAACTATGGCAACTGCCAGGATTTGGCATCTGAAGGTGGATGTGATCGATACCAACTTGTAAAGGAAGGTTGTCAGGCTTCCTGTCTGTGCAAAAACAAAGAGATTATATAA